Proteins from one Falco cherrug isolate bFalChe1 chromosome 7, bFalChe1.pri, whole genome shotgun sequence genomic window:
- the CELF6 gene encoding CUGBP Elav-like family member 6 isoform X4, with amino-acid sequence MAAAGSGVAAAAEAGAAFSTANSGRVNGLSRPPGAIAMKDHDAIKLFVGQIPRNLEESDLKPLFEEFGRIYELTVLKDRFTGMHKGCAFLTYCARDSALKAQSALHEQKTLPGMNRPIQVKPADSEGRGEDRKLFVGMLGKQQSEDDVRRLFEPFGQIEECTILRGPDGASKGCAFVKYGSHAEAQAAINSLHGSQTMPGASSSLVVKFADTDKERTLRRMHQMAGQLGIFNPMTIQFGAYGAYTQAIMQQQAALMAAAQGTCLNPMAAIAAAQMQQMAAFNVSGLVAAPLTPSSGTSTPPGISTAPVPSIATPIGVNGFSPLPPQTNGQPTSETIYTNGIHPYPAAYPTAYAPISQAFPQQAPIIPQQQREGPEGCNLFIYHLPQEFGDAELTQMFLPFGNVISAKVFVDRATNQSKCFGFVSFDNPTSAQAAIQAMNGFQIGMKRLKVQLKRPKDANRPY; translated from the exons atggccgcggcgggcagcggcgtggcggcggcggcggaggcgggGGCGGCGTTCAGCACCGCGAACAGCGGCCGGGTGAACGGGCTgagccgcccgcccggcgccaTCGCCATGAAGGATCACGACGCCATCAAGCTCTTCGTGGGGCAGATCCCGCGTAACCTGGAGGAGAGCGACCTCAAGCCGCTCTTCGAGGAGTTCGGCCGCATCTACGAGCTCACCGTCCTCAAGGATCGCTTCACCGGCATGCACAAAG GCTGTGCCTTCCTCACCTACTGCGCCCGTGACTCAGCCCTGAAGGCACAGAGCGCCCTGCATGAGCAGAAGACGCTGCCTGGG ATGAACCGCCCCATCCAGGTGAAGCCGGCCGACAGCGAGGGCCGAGGAG aagACAGGAAGCTCTTTGTGGGCatgctggggaagcagcagagtGAGGATGATGTCCGGCGCCTCTTTGAGCCCTTTGGCCAGATTGAGGAATGCACCATCCTCCGAGGGCCTGACGGAGCCAGCAAAG GTTGTGCCTTTGTGAAATACGGCAGCCACGCTGAGGCACAGGCTGCCATCAACAGCCTGCACGGCAGCCAAACCATGCCG GGTGCCTCGTCCAGCCTGGTGGTGAAGTTTGCGGACACAGATAAGGAGAGGACCCTGCGGCGGATGCATCAGATGGCAGGACAGCTGGGCATCTTCAACCCCATGACCATTCAGTTTGGCGCCTACGGGGCCTATACGCAAGCG ATCATGCAGCAGCAGGCGGCCCTGATGGCAGCTGCGCAGGGGACCTGCCTGAACCCCATGGCTGCCATTGCCGCTGCCCAGATGCAGCAGATGGCTGCCTTCAATGTCAGTGGGCTGGTGGCtgcccccctcaccccctctTCAG GTACAAGCACGCCCCCCGGCATCAGCACGGCACCCGTGCCCAGCATCGCCACGCCGATCGGGGTGAATGGCTTCAGCCCACTGCCACCGCAGACCAACGGGCAGCCCACCTCGGAGACCATCTACACCAATGGCATCCACCCCTACCCAG CAGCGTATCCCACTGCCTACGCACCCATCAGCCAAGCCTTTCCCCAGCAAGCGCCCATCATCCCGCAGCAGCAGCGAGAAG GTCCTGAAGGCTGTAACCTGTTTATTTATCACCTGCCCCAGGAGTTCGGGGATGCGGAGCTCACGCAGATGTTCTTGCCTTTCGGCAATGTCATCTCTGCCAAAGTCTTTGTGGACCGTGCCACCAACCAGAGTAAATGCTTTG GTTTTGTCAGTTTTGACAATCCGACAAGCGCTCAGGCGGCCATTCAGGCCATGAATGGCTTCCAGATCGGCATGAAGAGGCTAAAAGTCCAGCTAAAGCGGCCAAAAGATGCCAACAGACCCTACTGA
- the CELF6 gene encoding CUGBP Elav-like family member 6 isoform X5 — MAAAGSGVAAAAEAGAAFSTANSGRVNGLSRPPGAIAMKDHDAIKLFVGQIPRNLEESDLKPLFEEFGRIYELTVLKDRFTGMHKGCAFLTYCARDSALKAQSALHEQKTLPGMNRPIQVKPADSEGRGEDRKLFVGMLGKQQSEDDVRRLFEPFGQIEECTILRGPDGASKGCAFVKYGSHAEAQAAINSLHGSQTMPGASSSLVVKFADTDKERTLRRMHQMAGQLGIFNPMTIQFGAYGAYTQAIMQQQAALMAAAQGTCLNPMAAIAAAQMQQMAAFNVSGLVAAPLTPSSGTSTPPGISTAPVPSIATPIGVNGFSPLPPQTNGQPTSETIYTNGIHPYPAYPTAYAPISQAFPQQAPIIPQQQREGPEGCNLFIYHLPQEFGDAELTQMFLPFGNVISAKVFVDRATNQSKCFGFVSFDNPTSAQAAIQAMNGFQIGMKRLKVQLKRPKDANRPY, encoded by the exons atggccgcggcgggcagcggcgtggcggcggcggcggaggcgggGGCGGCGTTCAGCACCGCGAACAGCGGCCGGGTGAACGGGCTgagccgcccgcccggcgccaTCGCCATGAAGGATCACGACGCCATCAAGCTCTTCGTGGGGCAGATCCCGCGTAACCTGGAGGAGAGCGACCTCAAGCCGCTCTTCGAGGAGTTCGGCCGCATCTACGAGCTCACCGTCCTCAAGGATCGCTTCACCGGCATGCACAAAG GCTGTGCCTTCCTCACCTACTGCGCCCGTGACTCAGCCCTGAAGGCACAGAGCGCCCTGCATGAGCAGAAGACGCTGCCTGGG ATGAACCGCCCCATCCAGGTGAAGCCGGCCGACAGCGAGGGCCGAGGAG aagACAGGAAGCTCTTTGTGGGCatgctggggaagcagcagagtGAGGATGATGTCCGGCGCCTCTTTGAGCCCTTTGGCCAGATTGAGGAATGCACCATCCTCCGAGGGCCTGACGGAGCCAGCAAAG GTTGTGCCTTTGTGAAATACGGCAGCCACGCTGAGGCACAGGCTGCCATCAACAGCCTGCACGGCAGCCAAACCATGCCG GGTGCCTCGTCCAGCCTGGTGGTGAAGTTTGCGGACACAGATAAGGAGAGGACCCTGCGGCGGATGCATCAGATGGCAGGACAGCTGGGCATCTTCAACCCCATGACCATTCAGTTTGGCGCCTACGGGGCCTATACGCAAGCG ATCATGCAGCAGCAGGCGGCCCTGATGGCAGCTGCGCAGGGGACCTGCCTGAACCCCATGGCTGCCATTGCCGCTGCCCAGATGCAGCAGATGGCTGCCTTCAATGTCAGTGGGCTGGTGGCtgcccccctcaccccctctTCAG GTACAAGCACGCCCCCCGGCATCAGCACGGCACCCGTGCCCAGCATCGCCACGCCGATCGGGGTGAATGGCTTCAGCCCACTGCCACCGCAGACCAACGGGCAGCCCACCTCGGAGACCATCTACACCAATGGCATCCACCCCTACCCAG CGTATCCCACTGCCTACGCACCCATCAGCCAAGCCTTTCCCCAGCAAGCGCCCATCATCCCGCAGCAGCAGCGAGAAG GTCCTGAAGGCTGTAACCTGTTTATTTATCACCTGCCCCAGGAGTTCGGGGATGCGGAGCTCACGCAGATGTTCTTGCCTTTCGGCAATGTCATCTCTGCCAAAGTCTTTGTGGACCGTGCCACCAACCAGAGTAAATGCTTTG GTTTTGTCAGTTTTGACAATCCGACAAGCGCTCAGGCGGCCATTCAGGCCATGAATGGCTTCCAGATCGGCATGAAGAGGCTAAAAGTCCAGCTAAAGCGGCCAAAAGATGCCAACAGACCCTACTGA
- the CELF6 gene encoding CUGBP Elav-like family member 6 isoform X7 codes for MQLPQVPAPGPRPPVLWVPAGSKILCIEMNRPIQVKPADSEGRGDRKLFVGMLGKQQSEDDVRRLFEPFGQIEECTILRGPDGASKGCAFVKYGSHAEAQAAINSLHGSQTMPGASSSLVVKFADTDKERTLRRMHQMAGQLGIFNPMTIQFGAYGAYTQAIMQQQAALMAAAQGTCLNPMAAIAAAQMQQMAAFNVSGLVAAPLTPSSGTSTPPGISTAPVPSIATPIGVNGFSPLPPQTNGQPTSETIYTNGIHPYPAQSPTVADPLQQAYAGMQHYAAAYPTAYAPISQAFPQQAPIIPQQQREGPEGCNLFIYHLPQEFGDAELTQMFLPFGNVISAKVFVDRATNQSKCFGFVSFDNPTSAQAAIQAMNGFQIGMKRLKVQLKRPKDANRPY; via the exons aTGCAGCTGCCGCAGGTGCCGGCgcccgggccgcggccgcccgtGCTGTGGGTGCCCGCCGGGTCCAAGATCCTCTGCATCGAG ATGAACCGCCCCATCCAGGTGAAGCCGGCCGACAGCGAGGGCCGAGGAG ACAGGAAGCTCTTTGTGGGCatgctggggaagcagcagagtGAGGATGATGTCCGGCGCCTCTTTGAGCCCTTTGGCCAGATTGAGGAATGCACCATCCTCCGAGGGCCTGACGGAGCCAGCAAAG GTTGTGCCTTTGTGAAATACGGCAGCCACGCTGAGGCACAGGCTGCCATCAACAGCCTGCACGGCAGCCAAACCATGCCG GGTGCCTCGTCCAGCCTGGTGGTGAAGTTTGCGGACACAGATAAGGAGAGGACCCTGCGGCGGATGCATCAGATGGCAGGACAGCTGGGCATCTTCAACCCCATGACCATTCAGTTTGGCGCCTACGGGGCCTATACGCAAGCG ATCATGCAGCAGCAGGCGGCCCTGATGGCAGCTGCGCAGGGGACCTGCCTGAACCCCATGGCTGCCATTGCCGCTGCCCAGATGCAGCAGATGGCTGCCTTCAATGTCAGTGGGCTGGTGGCtgcccccctcaccccctctTCAG GTACAAGCACGCCCCCCGGCATCAGCACGGCACCCGTGCCCAGCATCGCCACGCCGATCGGGGTGAATGGCTTCAGCCCACTGCCACCGCAGACCAACGGGCAGCCCACCTCGGAGACCATCTACACCAATGGCATCCACCCCTACCCAG ctcaAAGCCCCACCGTGGCAGATCCCCTCCAGCAAGCCTACGCAGGCATGCAGCACTATGCAG CAGCGTATCCCACTGCCTACGCACCCATCAGCCAAGCCTTTCCCCAGCAAGCGCCCATCATCCCGCAGCAGCAGCGAGAAG GTCCTGAAGGCTGTAACCTGTTTATTTATCACCTGCCCCAGGAGTTCGGGGATGCGGAGCTCACGCAGATGTTCTTGCCTTTCGGCAATGTCATCTCTGCCAAAGTCTTTGTGGACCGTGCCACCAACCAGAGTAAATGCTTTG GTTTTGTCAGTTTTGACAATCCGACAAGCGCTCAGGCGGCCATTCAGGCCATGAATGGCTTCCAGATCGGCATGAAGAGGCTAAAAGTCCAGCTAAAGCGGCCAAAAGATGCCAACAGACCCTACTGA
- the CELF6 gene encoding CUGBP Elav-like family member 6 isoform X2, with protein MAAAGSGVAAAAEAGAAFSTANSGRVNGLSRPPGAIAMKDHDAIKLFVGQIPRNLEESDLKPLFEEFGRIYELTVLKDRFTGMHKGCAFLTYCARDSALKAQSALHEQKTLPGMNRPIQVKPADSEGRGEDRKLFVGMLGKQQSEDDVRRLFEPFGQIEECTILRGPDGASKGCAFVKYGSHAEAQAAINSLHGSQTMPGASSSLVVKFADTDKERTLRRMHQMAGQLGIFNPMTIQFGAYGAYTQAIMQQQAALMAAAQGTCLNPMAAIAAAQMQQMAAFNVSGLVAAPLTPSSGTSTPPGISTAPVPSIATPIGVNGFSPLPPQTNGQPTSETIYTNGIHPYPAQSPTVADPLQQAYAGMQHYAAYPTAYAPISQAFPQQAPIIPQQQREGPEGCNLFIYHLPQEFGDAELTQMFLPFGNVISAKVFVDRATNQSKCFGFVSFDNPTSAQAAIQAMNGFQIGMKRLKVQLKRPKDANRPY; from the exons atggccgcggcgggcagcggcgtggcggcggcggcggaggcgggGGCGGCGTTCAGCACCGCGAACAGCGGCCGGGTGAACGGGCTgagccgcccgcccggcgccaTCGCCATGAAGGATCACGACGCCATCAAGCTCTTCGTGGGGCAGATCCCGCGTAACCTGGAGGAGAGCGACCTCAAGCCGCTCTTCGAGGAGTTCGGCCGCATCTACGAGCTCACCGTCCTCAAGGATCGCTTCACCGGCATGCACAAAG GCTGTGCCTTCCTCACCTACTGCGCCCGTGACTCAGCCCTGAAGGCACAGAGCGCCCTGCATGAGCAGAAGACGCTGCCTGGG ATGAACCGCCCCATCCAGGTGAAGCCGGCCGACAGCGAGGGCCGAGGAG aagACAGGAAGCTCTTTGTGGGCatgctggggaagcagcagagtGAGGATGATGTCCGGCGCCTCTTTGAGCCCTTTGGCCAGATTGAGGAATGCACCATCCTCCGAGGGCCTGACGGAGCCAGCAAAG GTTGTGCCTTTGTGAAATACGGCAGCCACGCTGAGGCACAGGCTGCCATCAACAGCCTGCACGGCAGCCAAACCATGCCG GGTGCCTCGTCCAGCCTGGTGGTGAAGTTTGCGGACACAGATAAGGAGAGGACCCTGCGGCGGATGCATCAGATGGCAGGACAGCTGGGCATCTTCAACCCCATGACCATTCAGTTTGGCGCCTACGGGGCCTATACGCAAGCG ATCATGCAGCAGCAGGCGGCCCTGATGGCAGCTGCGCAGGGGACCTGCCTGAACCCCATGGCTGCCATTGCCGCTGCCCAGATGCAGCAGATGGCTGCCTTCAATGTCAGTGGGCTGGTGGCtgcccccctcaccccctctTCAG GTACAAGCACGCCCCCCGGCATCAGCACGGCACCCGTGCCCAGCATCGCCACGCCGATCGGGGTGAATGGCTTCAGCCCACTGCCACCGCAGACCAACGGGCAGCCCACCTCGGAGACCATCTACACCAATGGCATCCACCCCTACCCAG ctcaAAGCCCCACCGTGGCAGATCCCCTCCAGCAAGCCTACGCAGGCATGCAGCACTATGCAG CGTATCCCACTGCCTACGCACCCATCAGCCAAGCCTTTCCCCAGCAAGCGCCCATCATCCCGCAGCAGCAGCGAGAAG GTCCTGAAGGCTGTAACCTGTTTATTTATCACCTGCCCCAGGAGTTCGGGGATGCGGAGCTCACGCAGATGTTCTTGCCTTTCGGCAATGTCATCTCTGCCAAAGTCTTTGTGGACCGTGCCACCAACCAGAGTAAATGCTTTG GTTTTGTCAGTTTTGACAATCCGACAAGCGCTCAGGCGGCCATTCAGGCCATGAATGGCTTCCAGATCGGCATGAAGAGGCTAAAAGTCCAGCTAAAGCGGCCAAAAGATGCCAACAGACCCTACTGA
- the CELF6 gene encoding CUGBP Elav-like family member 6 isoform X1 produces the protein MAAAGSGVAAAAEAGAAFSTANSGRVNGLSRPPGAIAMKDHDAIKLFVGQIPRNLEESDLKPLFEEFGRIYELTVLKDRFTGMHKGCAFLTYCARDSALKAQSALHEQKTLPGMNRPIQVKPADSEGRGEDRKLFVGMLGKQQSEDDVRRLFEPFGQIEECTILRGPDGASKGCAFVKYGSHAEAQAAINSLHGSQTMPGASSSLVVKFADTDKERTLRRMHQMAGQLGIFNPMTIQFGAYGAYTQAIMQQQAALMAAAQGTCLNPMAAIAAAQMQQMAAFNVSGLVAAPLTPSSGTSTPPGISTAPVPSIATPIGVNGFSPLPPQTNGQPTSETIYTNGIHPYPAQSPTVADPLQQAYAGMQHYAAAYPTAYAPISQAFPQQAPIIPQQQREGPEGCNLFIYHLPQEFGDAELTQMFLPFGNVISAKVFVDRATNQSKCFGFVSFDNPTSAQAAIQAMNGFQIGMKRLKVQLKRPKDANRPY, from the exons atggccgcggcgggcagcggcgtggcggcggcggcggaggcgggGGCGGCGTTCAGCACCGCGAACAGCGGCCGGGTGAACGGGCTgagccgcccgcccggcgccaTCGCCATGAAGGATCACGACGCCATCAAGCTCTTCGTGGGGCAGATCCCGCGTAACCTGGAGGAGAGCGACCTCAAGCCGCTCTTCGAGGAGTTCGGCCGCATCTACGAGCTCACCGTCCTCAAGGATCGCTTCACCGGCATGCACAAAG GCTGTGCCTTCCTCACCTACTGCGCCCGTGACTCAGCCCTGAAGGCACAGAGCGCCCTGCATGAGCAGAAGACGCTGCCTGGG ATGAACCGCCCCATCCAGGTGAAGCCGGCCGACAGCGAGGGCCGAGGAG aagACAGGAAGCTCTTTGTGGGCatgctggggaagcagcagagtGAGGATGATGTCCGGCGCCTCTTTGAGCCCTTTGGCCAGATTGAGGAATGCACCATCCTCCGAGGGCCTGACGGAGCCAGCAAAG GTTGTGCCTTTGTGAAATACGGCAGCCACGCTGAGGCACAGGCTGCCATCAACAGCCTGCACGGCAGCCAAACCATGCCG GGTGCCTCGTCCAGCCTGGTGGTGAAGTTTGCGGACACAGATAAGGAGAGGACCCTGCGGCGGATGCATCAGATGGCAGGACAGCTGGGCATCTTCAACCCCATGACCATTCAGTTTGGCGCCTACGGGGCCTATACGCAAGCG ATCATGCAGCAGCAGGCGGCCCTGATGGCAGCTGCGCAGGGGACCTGCCTGAACCCCATGGCTGCCATTGCCGCTGCCCAGATGCAGCAGATGGCTGCCTTCAATGTCAGTGGGCTGGTGGCtgcccccctcaccccctctTCAG GTACAAGCACGCCCCCCGGCATCAGCACGGCACCCGTGCCCAGCATCGCCACGCCGATCGGGGTGAATGGCTTCAGCCCACTGCCACCGCAGACCAACGGGCAGCCCACCTCGGAGACCATCTACACCAATGGCATCCACCCCTACCCAG ctcaAAGCCCCACCGTGGCAGATCCCCTCCAGCAAGCCTACGCAGGCATGCAGCACTATGCAG CAGCGTATCCCACTGCCTACGCACCCATCAGCCAAGCCTTTCCCCAGCAAGCGCCCATCATCCCGCAGCAGCAGCGAGAAG GTCCTGAAGGCTGTAACCTGTTTATTTATCACCTGCCCCAGGAGTTCGGGGATGCGGAGCTCACGCAGATGTTCTTGCCTTTCGGCAATGTCATCTCTGCCAAAGTCTTTGTGGACCGTGCCACCAACCAGAGTAAATGCTTTG GTTTTGTCAGTTTTGACAATCCGACAAGCGCTCAGGCGGCCATTCAGGCCATGAATGGCTTCCAGATCGGCATGAAGAGGCTAAAAGTCCAGCTAAAGCGGCCAAAAGATGCCAACAGACCCTACTGA
- the CELF6 gene encoding CUGBP Elav-like family member 6 isoform X3, producing MAAAGSGVAAAAEAGAAFSTANSGRVNGLSRPPGAIAMKDHDAIKLFVGQIPRNLEESDLKPLFEEFGRIYELTVLKDRFTGMHKGCAFLTYCARDSALKAQSALHEQKTLPGMNRPIQVKPADSEGRGDRKLFVGMLGKQQSEDDVRRLFEPFGQIEECTILRGPDGASKGCAFVKYGSHAEAQAAINSLHGSQTMPGASSSLVVKFADTDKERTLRRMHQMAGQLGIFNPMTIQFGAYGAYTQAIMQQQAALMAAAQGTCLNPMAAIAAAQMQQMAAFNVSGLVAAPLTPSSGTSTPPGISTAPVPSIATPIGVNGFSPLPPQTNGQPTSETIYTNGIHPYPAQSPTVADPLQQAYAGMQHYAAAYPTAYAPISQAFPQQAPIIPQQQREGPEGCNLFIYHLPQEFGDAELTQMFLPFGNVISAKVFVDRATNQSKCFGFVSFDNPTSAQAAIQAMNGFQIGMKRLKVQLKRPKDANRPY from the exons atggccgcggcgggcagcggcgtggcggcggcggcggaggcgggGGCGGCGTTCAGCACCGCGAACAGCGGCCGGGTGAACGGGCTgagccgcccgcccggcgccaTCGCCATGAAGGATCACGACGCCATCAAGCTCTTCGTGGGGCAGATCCCGCGTAACCTGGAGGAGAGCGACCTCAAGCCGCTCTTCGAGGAGTTCGGCCGCATCTACGAGCTCACCGTCCTCAAGGATCGCTTCACCGGCATGCACAAAG GCTGTGCCTTCCTCACCTACTGCGCCCGTGACTCAGCCCTGAAGGCACAGAGCGCCCTGCATGAGCAGAAGACGCTGCCTGGG ATGAACCGCCCCATCCAGGTGAAGCCGGCCGACAGCGAGGGCCGAGGAG ACAGGAAGCTCTTTGTGGGCatgctggggaagcagcagagtGAGGATGATGTCCGGCGCCTCTTTGAGCCCTTTGGCCAGATTGAGGAATGCACCATCCTCCGAGGGCCTGACGGAGCCAGCAAAG GTTGTGCCTTTGTGAAATACGGCAGCCACGCTGAGGCACAGGCTGCCATCAACAGCCTGCACGGCAGCCAAACCATGCCG GGTGCCTCGTCCAGCCTGGTGGTGAAGTTTGCGGACACAGATAAGGAGAGGACCCTGCGGCGGATGCATCAGATGGCAGGACAGCTGGGCATCTTCAACCCCATGACCATTCAGTTTGGCGCCTACGGGGCCTATACGCAAGCG ATCATGCAGCAGCAGGCGGCCCTGATGGCAGCTGCGCAGGGGACCTGCCTGAACCCCATGGCTGCCATTGCCGCTGCCCAGATGCAGCAGATGGCTGCCTTCAATGTCAGTGGGCTGGTGGCtgcccccctcaccccctctTCAG GTACAAGCACGCCCCCCGGCATCAGCACGGCACCCGTGCCCAGCATCGCCACGCCGATCGGGGTGAATGGCTTCAGCCCACTGCCACCGCAGACCAACGGGCAGCCCACCTCGGAGACCATCTACACCAATGGCATCCACCCCTACCCAG ctcaAAGCCCCACCGTGGCAGATCCCCTCCAGCAAGCCTACGCAGGCATGCAGCACTATGCAG CAGCGTATCCCACTGCCTACGCACCCATCAGCCAAGCCTTTCCCCAGCAAGCGCCCATCATCCCGCAGCAGCAGCGAGAAG GTCCTGAAGGCTGTAACCTGTTTATTTATCACCTGCCCCAGGAGTTCGGGGATGCGGAGCTCACGCAGATGTTCTTGCCTTTCGGCAATGTCATCTCTGCCAAAGTCTTTGTGGACCGTGCCACCAACCAGAGTAAATGCTTTG GTTTTGTCAGTTTTGACAATCCGACAAGCGCTCAGGCGGCCATTCAGGCCATGAATGGCTTCCAGATCGGCATGAAGAGGCTAAAAGTCCAGCTAAAGCGGCCAAAAGATGCCAACAGACCCTACTGA
- the CELF6 gene encoding CUGBP Elav-like family member 6 isoform X6 — protein sequence MQLPQVPAPGPRPPVLWVPAGSKILCIEMNRPIQVKPADSEGRGEDRKLFVGMLGKQQSEDDVRRLFEPFGQIEECTILRGPDGASKGCAFVKYGSHAEAQAAINSLHGSQTMPGASSSLVVKFADTDKERTLRRMHQMAGQLGIFNPMTIQFGAYGAYTQAIMQQQAALMAAAQGTCLNPMAAIAAAQMQQMAAFNVSGLVAAPLTPSSGTSTPPGISTAPVPSIATPIGVNGFSPLPPQTNGQPTSETIYTNGIHPYPAQSPTVADPLQQAYAGMQHYAAAYPTAYAPISQAFPQQAPIIPQQQREGPEGCNLFIYHLPQEFGDAELTQMFLPFGNVISAKVFVDRATNQSKCFGFVSFDNPTSAQAAIQAMNGFQIGMKRLKVQLKRPKDANRPY from the exons aTGCAGCTGCCGCAGGTGCCGGCgcccgggccgcggccgcccgtGCTGTGGGTGCCCGCCGGGTCCAAGATCCTCTGCATCGAG ATGAACCGCCCCATCCAGGTGAAGCCGGCCGACAGCGAGGGCCGAGGAG aagACAGGAAGCTCTTTGTGGGCatgctggggaagcagcagagtGAGGATGATGTCCGGCGCCTCTTTGAGCCCTTTGGCCAGATTGAGGAATGCACCATCCTCCGAGGGCCTGACGGAGCCAGCAAAG GTTGTGCCTTTGTGAAATACGGCAGCCACGCTGAGGCACAGGCTGCCATCAACAGCCTGCACGGCAGCCAAACCATGCCG GGTGCCTCGTCCAGCCTGGTGGTGAAGTTTGCGGACACAGATAAGGAGAGGACCCTGCGGCGGATGCATCAGATGGCAGGACAGCTGGGCATCTTCAACCCCATGACCATTCAGTTTGGCGCCTACGGGGCCTATACGCAAGCG ATCATGCAGCAGCAGGCGGCCCTGATGGCAGCTGCGCAGGGGACCTGCCTGAACCCCATGGCTGCCATTGCCGCTGCCCAGATGCAGCAGATGGCTGCCTTCAATGTCAGTGGGCTGGTGGCtgcccccctcaccccctctTCAG GTACAAGCACGCCCCCCGGCATCAGCACGGCACCCGTGCCCAGCATCGCCACGCCGATCGGGGTGAATGGCTTCAGCCCACTGCCACCGCAGACCAACGGGCAGCCCACCTCGGAGACCATCTACACCAATGGCATCCACCCCTACCCAG ctcaAAGCCCCACCGTGGCAGATCCCCTCCAGCAAGCCTACGCAGGCATGCAGCACTATGCAG CAGCGTATCCCACTGCCTACGCACCCATCAGCCAAGCCTTTCCCCAGCAAGCGCCCATCATCCCGCAGCAGCAGCGAGAAG GTCCTGAAGGCTGTAACCTGTTTATTTATCACCTGCCCCAGGAGTTCGGGGATGCGGAGCTCACGCAGATGTTCTTGCCTTTCGGCAATGTCATCTCTGCCAAAGTCTTTGTGGACCGTGCCACCAACCAGAGTAAATGCTTTG GTTTTGTCAGTTTTGACAATCCGACAAGCGCTCAGGCGGCCATTCAGGCCATGAATGGCTTCCAGATCGGCATGAAGAGGCTAAAAGTCCAGCTAAAGCGGCCAAAAGATGCCAACAGACCCTACTGA